The following are encoded together in the Thalassomonas haliotis genome:
- a CDS encoding glycosyltransferase family 2 protein gives MSNYQKKPFFSVIIPTFNRAGIIKNVLQSVLNQTEQDMEIIVVDDFSHDVEQLSEVIGRFSDNRITLVRHSKNKNGAAARNTGIEHASGQYISFLDSDDIWPKERLAKVRAEIERAGQDVENYVFYGQVEIKSMKQKSGTVKPQFGIGEMSFSEYVFVHGGLIQTSTITCRREIANQIGFDERFIRHQDYDFCLRAQAAGYQFHFVPSILSYWITSPGLSVVSKGANVDFCTFWLNEMKQHFTSAASSAYRLKVIVPIAVHSGRYKDACALFLGNYRCVPVRVVMMSLFQSGKNLVKRMLGKL, from the coding sequence ATGTCGAATTATCAAAAAAAACCATTTTTTTCCGTCATTATTCCGACATTTAATCGTGCTGGTATCATTAAGAATGTGCTTCAGAGCGTATTGAACCAAACAGAACAAGATATGGAAATTATTGTTGTTGATGATTTTTCTCATGACGTTGAACAATTGAGTGAAGTCATTGGCCGTTTTTCTGATAATCGCATTACCTTAGTGCGACATAGTAAAAATAAAAATGGTGCCGCCGCCAGGAATACCGGTATAGAGCATGCCAGTGGCCAATACATCAGTTTTCTGGATTCTGATGATATATGGCCGAAAGAGCGGCTGGCCAAAGTCAGAGCAGAAATAGAAAGAGCAGGGCAAGACGTAGAAAATTATGTCTTTTATGGGCAAGTAGAAATCAAGTCTATGAAGCAAAAGTCAGGTACGGTTAAGCCTCAATTCGGGATTGGCGAGATGAGTTTTTCTGAATATGTTTTTGTTCATGGCGGGCTTATTCAAACTTCAACCATCACCTGTCGACGTGAAATAGCAAACCAGATAGGGTTTGATGAACGCTTTATCCGTCATCAAGATTATGATTTTTGCCTGCGTGCACAAGCTGCAGGTTATCAGTTTCATTTTGTGCCTTCGATATTATCATATTGGATCACCTCGCCCGGGTTGTCGGTTGTATCCAAAGGAGCCAATGTTGATTTCTGTACTTTTTGGCTTAATGAGATGAAGCAGCATTTTACATCAGCCGCCAGTAGTGCCTATCGATTAAAAGTGATCGTGCCTATTGCCGTTCATTCCGGACGTTATAAGGATGCGTGTGCGCTTTTTCTTGGTAATTACCGGTGTGTGCCTGTGCGTGTAGTGATGATGTCTTTATTTCAGTCAGGGAAAAACTTAGTAAAAAGAATGTTAGGCAAATTATAA